A single Brassica rapa cultivar Chiifu-401-42 chromosome A04, CAAS_Brap_v3.01, whole genome shotgun sequence DNA region contains:
- the LOC103865983 gene encoding CBS domain-containing protein CBSCBSPB2, with the protein MTSSGKRSTRRGSSSASKKPVLQPQDSGSSSLNENPSPKPGSPLPEPVSSNTERTVKTLRLSKAITIPEGTTVFDACRRMARKKVDAVLLTDSSALLSGIVTDKDIATRVIAEGLRPEHTLVSKVMTRNPIFVTSESLAIEALEKMVQGKFRHLPVVENGEVIALLDITKCLYDAISRMEKAAEQGSVLAAAAVEDIERQWGSDNTSAPYPFVETLRDRMFKPALSTIITEHSKVALASPSDPVFVASKKMRDLRVNSVIITVGNKIQGILTSKDILMRVVAKNISPELTLVEKVMTPNPETACMETTIVDALHVMHEGKFLHLPVLDKDGYVVACVDVLQITHAAMSTVESSPGAVSDMANTMMQKFWDSALSLDPHPPEDYETHSDLSSTMLLNSEGGGGVDSGKLQSCGSVSLFAFKFEDRKGRVHRFESTGESFEEVMSGVVQRCDDGDLGVQIMYEDDEGDKVLISRDSDVVAAVAFARSLGQKVLRLHVDFAEMVSVERSGDLSEGSCGDGCGWVWWQAGVVAGAVVLTSLGFLVYLKRSKK; encoded by the coding sequence ATGACTTCATCTGGTAAAAGAAGCACAAGGCGAGGATCATCATCAGCTTCCAAGAAACCGGTTCTCCAACCCCAGGATAGTGGAAGCAGTAGCCTAAATGAGAACCCCTCACCCAAACCCGGTTCACCTCTCCCTGAACCGGTTTCTTCAAACACCGAAAGAACCGTCAAGACGCTACGGTTATCCAAAGCCATCACCATCCCCGAGGGAACAACTGTCTTTGACGCTTGTCGAAGAATGGCTCGCAAAAAAGTTGATGCAGTTCTTCTAACAGACTCAAGCGCTCTTCTTTCAGGCATTGTCACCGACAAGGACATAGCAACAAGAGTGATCGCAGAAGGGTTGAGACCAGAACACACTCTTGTCTCCAAAGTCATGACAAGAAACCCTATCTTCGTCACTTCAGAATCTCTCGCCATCGAGGCTCTTGAGAAGATGGTTCAAGGGAAGTTCAGACACTTACCGGTCGTAGAGAACGGTGAAGTCATCGCTCTTTTAGACATAACAAAATGCCTCTACGACGCTATCTCTCGTATGGAGAAAGCAGCTGAGCAAGGAAGTGTTTTAGCTGCTGCTGCTGTGGAAGACATTGAACGTCAATGGGGAAGTGACAACACCTCAGCTCCATATCCTTTCGTTGAAACGTTAAGAGACCGTATGTTCAAGCCTGCCTTGTCCACAATCATTACAGAACACTCAAAAGTTGCACTCGCGTCTCCCTCAGATCCCGTCTTCGTAGCGTCCAAAAAGATGCGTGATCTACGTGTTAACTCAGTGATCATAACCGTTGGAAACAAGATCCAAGGCATTCTAACGTCAAAGGACATATTGATGAGAGTCGTGGCTAAGAATATCTCCCCTGAGTTAACTCTTGTGGAGAAAGTAATGACACCAAACCCTGAAACTGCATGCATGGAGACAACAATAGTCGACGCGTTGCATGTCATGCATGAAGGCAAATTTCTACACCTTCCGGTTTTAGACAAGGACGGGTACGTAGTAGCGTGTGTTGACGTATTGCAAATAACTCACGCGGCTATGTCCACCGTTGAGAGTAGTCCAGGAGCTGTTAGCGACATGGCCAACACCATGATGCAAAAGTTTTGGGACTCGGCTCTAAGTTTAGACCCGCACCCACCTGAGGATTACGAAACGCACAGCGATTTGTCGTCTACGATGTTGTTGAACTCggagggaggaggaggagtagACTCCGGGAAGCTGCAATCTTGTGGGAGTGTGAGTTTGTTTGCTTTTAAGTTCGAAGATCGTAAAGGGAGAGTGCATAGGTTTGAGTCGACGGGGGAGAGTTTTGAGGAGGTGATGAGTGGTGTGGTGCAAAGATGTGATGATGGCGATCTAGGGGTTCAGATAATGTACGAGGATGATGAAGGTGACAAGGTTTTGATTAGTAGGGACAGTGATGTTGTTGCTGCGGTTGCTTTTGCTAGGTCTTTGGGACAAAAGGTTTTGAGATTGCATGTGGATTTTGCGGAGATGGTGAGTGTTGAGAGAAGTGGAGATTTGTCTGAGGGGAGTTGTGGTGATGGCTGCGGTTGGGTTTGGTGGCAGGCTGGAGTTGTGGCTGGGGCTGTTGTCTTGACGAGCTTAGGTTTTCTTGTTTACCTGAAGCGTTCCAAGAaatga
- the LOC103865551 gene encoding polyadenylation and cleavage factor homolog 4, whose protein sequence is MENSRRPFDRSRDPGPMKKPRLSDVNSNARQLTSQRTIGTASSSRFRAAGGRELESDPNGEAYQPQPVHPHYELVNQYKSALSELTINSKPIITNLTIIAGENVHAAKAVVATVCNNILEVPSDQKLPTLYLLDSIVKNIGRDYIKYFAAKLPEVFVKAYRQVDPPMRSNMRHLFGTWKGVFHPNTLQQIEKELGFNAKSDGSAAVSSTGRADLQSQRPPNSIHVNPKYLERQRLQQSGRAKGMVTDVPEIASNLARDSDRLERVSSIASGGSWAGPAKVNTIRRPQRDSLSEPLYERDMESISGEYDYTSELPHNSRPVIKKVNARVTDDGCEKQWYETVSRGPDLISDQRDVLHTKSRLSNYATARLENLESSGPSRNTGVPYDSWKNSEEEEFMWDMHSRLSETDVATVNPKNELHTPEESERLESDNHLLKRPRLSALDPRFDPTSTNSYSSEQKDGSVYGRLSSTSNAARKGIQPQSKVSDRHSPLRDSTFKQNVTKQDSRRTHSLTQRDPRASRFPAKSQSVLRDDFVRPQLKKSNAIDLPDSFQGEKFDSKSAGLTIASEATGQRNMSDLLEAVMKSGILSNNLTNGAMKEESSQVNPRALTVSAASKPKASPNSVAAKKISARLKLERSSAPLGSDPVSLTGVTSAQTSKESSKAPDPISSLLSSLVSKGLISASKMELPSLVQCAAAPFISQDHSPDHSTNSSTSISVVPSDAQSLVVVEKGPSTAPKVAPAETAVSEPENLIGLKFRADKIRKLHPSVISSLFDDFPHLCTSCGVRLKEKEELDRHMELHDKKKLELSGTNSKCRVWFPKADDWVAAKAGELEPEYDEILSEPESEDGPAVAADENQCACILCGEMFEDCFSQGTGQWLFKGASYLTIPPSNSEANGPIVHAGCLTKSSLPSLGIGNAIKQEMIE, encoded by the exons ATGGAGAATTCGCGTAGACCTTTCGATAGATCGAGAGATCCAGGGCCGATGAAGAAGCCCAGGCTCAGCGATGTGAATTCGAACGCGCGGCAGTTAACGTCGCAGAGAACGATCGGTACGGCGTCGTCTTCGAGATTTCGAGCTGCTGGGGGAAGAGAATTGGAGAGTGATCCGAACGGGGAGGCTTATCAGCCGCAACCGGTTCATCCACATTACGAGCTTGTGAACCAGTATAAGTCGGCTTTATCTGAGCTCACGATCAACTCGAAGCCGATCATAACGAACCTCACGATAATTGCTGGAGAGAATGTTCATGCTGCTAAGGCCGTTGTTGCCACCGTTTGCAACAACATCCTCGAG GTACCAAGTGATCAGAAGCTGCCAACATTGTACCTATTGGACAGCATTGTGAAGAACATTGGAAGGGATTACATTAAGTACTTTGCTGCCAAGCTTCCTGAG GTATTTGTTAAGGCTTACAGACAAGTTGACCCTCCTATGCGTTCTAATATGCGGCATCTCTTTGGAACTTGGAAAGGAGTCTTTCATCCGAACACACTTCAGCAAATTGAGAAAGAACTTGGTTTTAATGCTAAAAGTGATGGCTCAGCTGCTGTTAGTAGCACAGGCCGAGCTGACCTGCAATCTCAGCGCCCACCAAATAGCATCCATGTGAATCCAAAGTATCTAGAAAGGCAACGCCTTCAACAGTCAGGAAGG GCAAAAGGAATGGTTACTGATGTCCCCGAGATCGCATCCAATTTGGCAAGGGATTCAGATAGACTGGAAAGAGTTTCAAGCATAGCATCTGGAGGCTCGTGGGCAGGTCCAGCTAAAGTAAAT ACCATTCGACGACCTCAAAGAGACTCACTCAGTGAACCCCTCTACGAGAGAGATATGGAGTCAATATCAGGGGAATATGATTATACTTCTGAACTACCGCATAATTCTAGACCAGTGATTAAGAAAGTTAATGCAAGGGTTACTGACGACGGGTGTGAGAAACAGTGGTACGAAACCGTGAGCAGGGGTCCTGATCTGATTTCTGACCAAAGGGATGTGTTACATACTAAAAGCAGACTTTCCAACTACGCGACTGCGAGACTAGAAAATTTGGAATCAAGTGGTCCTAGTAGAAACACAGGTGTGCCGTATGATAGTTGGAAAAACTCTGAGGAAGAAGAGTTTATGTGGGACATGCACTCAAGGTTATCTGAAACAGATGTGGCCACTGTCAACCCAAAGAATGAGCTTCACACACCAGAGGAATCAGAGAGATTG GAATCTGACAATCACCTCTTAAAACGACCAAGATTATCAGCTCTCGACCCAAGGTTTGATCCGACTTCGACAAACTCATATTCCAGCGAGCAAAAAGATGGAAGTGTTTATGGCCGCTTGAGTTCAACCTCTAATGCAGCTAGAAAGGGTATTCAGCCTCAATCTAAGGTGTCAGATAGACACTCGCCTTTACGTGATTCAACTTTTAAACAGAATGTGACCAAGCAAGATTCTAGAAGAACTCATTCCCTCACTCAACGTGATCCTAGGGCTTCACGGTTTCCAGCGAAATCTCAAAGTGTCCTCAGGGATGACTTTGTGCGGCCTcagttaaaaaaatcaaatgcgATTGACCTACCTGATTCATTTCAGGGGGAAAAGTTCGACTCTAAGTCAGCAGGACTTACTATTGCTTCAGAAGCTACAGGACAACGCAACATGAGTGATTTGCTGGAAGCAGTCATGAAGAGTGGAATCCTTTCTAATAATTTAACTAATGGTGCAATGAAGGAGGAGAGTTCCCAGGTTAACCCAAGGGCACTAACCGTGTCAGCAGCCTCTAAGCCTAAGGCTTCGCCAAATTCAGTGGCTGCTAAAAAAATATCAGCTCGTTTAAAATTGGAACGATCCTCTGCACCGCTTGGTTCGGACCCAGTGTCTCTTACCGGTGTCACATCAGCACAGACATCAAAAGAGAGTAGTAAAGCCCCAGATCCTATTTCGTCCCTCTTGAGCTCCTTAGTTTCAAAGGGCTTGATATCTGCTTCCAAGATGGAGCTGCCATCTCTTGTACAATGTGCGGCTGCTCCTTTCATATCACAAGACCATAGTCCTGATCATTCTACCAATAGCTCCACTTCTATATCTGTGGTTCCGTCTGATGCACAGTCATTGGTTGTGGTGGAGAAGGGTCCTTCTACTGCTCCGAAGGTAGCACCAGCCGAAACGGCAGTTTCAGAACCCGAAAACCTCATAGGATTGAAGTTTAGGGCAgataagatccgtaaacttcACCCCTCTGTGATTAGTAGTCTCTTTGATGACTTTCCACATCTCTGCACCTCCTGTGGCGTTCGCCTTAAAGAAAAGGAAGAACTTGACAGGCACATGGAGCTGCACGATAAGAAGAAGCTTGAGTTAAGTGGCACAAACAGTAAATGTAGGGTTTGGTTTCCAAAGGCTGATGATTGGGTAGCAGCGAAAGCGGGAGAGCTAGAACCTGAATATGATGAAATTCTGAGTGAACCTGAAAGTGAGGATGGTCCAGCCGTAGCTGCTGATGAGAACCAGTGCGCGTGTATATTATGTGGAGAGATGTTTGAGGACTGTTTCAGTCAAGGAACGGGTCAATGGCTATTCAAGGGAGCTTCTTACCTTACCATTCCTCCATCCAATAGTGAAGCCAATGGACCAATCGTCCATGCAGGTTGTCTGACCAAGAGTTCTTTGCCGAGCTTGGGAATTGGGAATGCAATAAAACAG GAAATGATTGAGTAG
- the LOC103865552 gene encoding bifunctional enolase 2/transcriptional activator: MATITVVKARQIFDSRGNPTVEVDVHTSNGVKVTAAVPSGASTGIYEALELRDGGSDYLGKGVSKAVGNVNNIIGPALIGKDPTQQTAIDNFMVHELDGTQNEWGWCKQKLGANAILAVSLAVCKAGAVVSGIPLYKHIANLAGNPKIVLPVPAFNVINGGSHAGNKLAMQEFMILPIGASSFKEAMKMGVEVYHNLKSVIKKKYGQDATNVGDEGGFAPNIQENKEGLELLKTAIEKAGYTGKVVIGMDVAASEFYSSDKTYDLNFKEENNNGSQKISGDALKDLYKSFVAEYPIVSIEDPFDQDDWEHYAKMTTECGDSVQIVGDDLLVTNPKRVAKAIAEKSCNALLLKVNQIGSVTESIEAVKMSKRAGWGVMASHRSGETEDTFIADLSVGLSTGQIKTGAPCRSERLAKYNQLLRIEEELGSEAVYAGANFRKPVEPY; this comes from the exons GGCAACCCCACCGTCGAG GTGGATGTACACACATCAAATGGTGTCAAGGTTACAGCTGCTGTTCCGAGTGGAGCTTCCACTGGTATCTACGAGGCTCTTGAGCTTAGGGATGGTGGATCTGATTATCTCGGAAAGGGTGTTTCAAAG GCTGTTGGCAATGTGAACAACATCATCGGCCCAGCCTTGATTGGAAAG GATCCAACTCAGCAAACTGCTATTGACAACTTCATGGTCCATGAACTTGATGGAACTCAGAACGAGTGGGGTTGGTGCAAGCAAAAG CTTGGAGCCAATGCCATCCTTGCTGTGTCTCTTGCTGTTTGCAAAGCTGGAGCCGTTGTCAGTGGCATTCCTCTCTACAAG CACATTGCCAACCTTGCTGGTAACCCTAAGATTGTTCTGCCAGTTCCTGCTTTCAACGTCATCAATGGTGGATCACATGCAGGAAACAAGCTCGCTATGCAG GAGTTTATGATTCTCCCTATTGGAGCTTCATCTTTCAAAGAAGCAATGAAAATGGGTGTGGAAGTTTACCACAACTTGAAG tctgtgatcaagaagaagTATGGCCAGGATGCTACCAACGTTGGTGATGAAGGTGGCTTTGCACCAAACATTCAGGAGAACAAGGAAGGTCTTGAATTGCTCAAGACTGCTATTGAGAAGGCTGGATACACTGGCAAGGTCGTCATTGGAATGGATGTTGCCGCTTCCGAGTTCTACTCATCAGACAAGACCTATGACTTGAACTTCAAAGAAGAG AACAACAATGGTTCTCAGAAGATTTCTGGAGATGCACTCAAGGACCTATACAAGTCCTTCGTTGCTGAGTACCCAATCGTGTCCATTGAGGACCCATTTGACCAAGATGACTGGGAACACTATGCCAAGATGACCACCGAGTGTGGAGACAGTGTTCAGATTGTTGGTGATGACTTGTTGGTCACCAACCCCAAG AGGGTTGCAAAGGCAATCGCCGAGAAGTCTTGCAATGCTCTTCTCTTGAAG GTTAACCAAATCGGGTCAGTAACCGAGAGTATTGAGGCAGTTAAGATGTCGAAGAGAGCAGGGTGGGGAGTGATGGCCAGCCACAGAAGTGGTGAAACCGAGGACACCTTCATTGCTGACCTATCTGTTGGCTTGTCTACT GGACAAATCAAGACTGGAGCTCCATGCAGGTCCGAGCGTCTAGCCAAGTACAACCAG CTTTTGCGTATTGAAGAGGAGTTGGGATCAGAGGCAGTTTACGCTGGAGCTAACTTCCGCAAGCCTGTGGAGCCGTACTAG